One Panicum virgatum strain AP13 chromosome 9K, P.virgatum_v5, whole genome shotgun sequence genomic region harbors:
- the LOC120652757 gene encoding two-component response regulator-like PRR73 isoform X2 → MGSTCQAGSDGPHKDVRGISNGATENGHHGAEADVDEWREKEEDLPNGHSAPLGAQQLDEQKEQQTIQWERFLPVKTLRVLLVENDESTRQVVSALLRKCCYEVIPAENGLHAWQHLEDLQNNIDLVLTEVFMPCLSGIGLLSKITSHKVCKDIPVIMMSSNDSMSMVFKCLSKGAVDFLVKPLRKNELKNLWQHVWRRCHSSSWTKRAVEIDSPQPMSPDQLVDPPDSTCAQVIHPISEICSNKWLPGANKRNSKKQKDNKDESMGKYLEIGAPRNSSVEYQSSLNDTSVNPTEKRHEIHIPQCKSKKIVMAEDDCTNMLSEPNTETADLISSIARNTEDQQAVQDADAPDCPSRIPDGNDKNHDSHIQVTPHELGLKRLKTNGATTEIHDERNILRRSDLSAFTRYHTSVASNQGGARFGESSSPQDNSSEAVKTDSTCKMKSNSDAPPIKQGSNGSSNNNDMGSSTKNVVVKPSGNRERVTSPSAAKSIQHTSAFHPMPHQTSPANVVGKDKTDEGISNAVKVGQTEVPQSCVQHHHHVHYYLHVMTQKQPSIDHGSSDAQCGSSNVFDPPVEGHAANYSVNGGVSVGHNGCNGQNGSSAAPNIARPNMECVNGTMSKNVAGGGSGSGSGNDMYQNRFPQREAALNKFRLKRKDRNFDKKVRYQSRKRLAEQRPRVRGQFVRQSGQEDKAGQDSER, encoded by the exons ATGGGTAGCACCTGCCAAGCCGGCTCGGATGGGCCTCACAAGGATGTGAGAGGGATCTCAAATGGCGCCACTGAGAATGGCCACCATGGGGCCGAGGCTGATGTGGATGAATGGAGGGAAAAAGAAGAGGACTTACCCAATGGGCACAGTGCGCCACTGGGCGCACAGCAGTTGGATGAGCAGAAGGAGCAACAGACTATTCAGTGGGAGAGGTTCCTCCCTGTGAAGACACTGAGAGTCTTGCTGGTGGAGAATGATGAATCTACTCGTCAGGTGGTCAGTGCCCTGCTCCGTAAGTGCTGCTATGAAG TTATCCCTGCTGAAAATGGCTTACATGCATGGCAACATCTTGAAGATCTGCAGAACAACATTGACCTTGTATTGACTGAGGTTTTCATGCCTTGTCTATCTGGCATCGGTCTGCTTAGCAAAATCACAAGTCACAAAGTCTGCAAGGACATTCCTGTGATTA TGATGTCTTCGAATGACTCTATGAGTATGGTGTTTAAGTGTTTGTCAAAGGGAGCAGTTGATTTCTTAGTAAAGCCACTACGGAAGAATGAGCTTAAGAACCTTTGGCAGCACGTTTGGAGGCGGTGTCACAGT AGTTCATGGACAAAGCGTGCTGTGGAGATTGACAGTCCACAACCCATGTCTCCTGATCAGCTAGTTGATCCACCTGATAGTACATGTGCACAAGTAATTCACCCCATATCTGAGATATGCAGTAACAAGTGGCTACCAGGTGCAAACAAAAGGAATAGCAAGAAACAGAAGGACAATAAAG ATGAATCTATGGGTAAATACTTAGAAATAGGTGCTCCTAGGAATTCGAGTGTAGAATATCAATCATCTCTCAATGATACCTCTGTTAATCCAACAGAAAAACGACATGAGATTCACATTCCCCAATGCAAATCTAAAAAGATAGTGATGGCAGAAGATGattgcacaaacatgttgagtGAACCAAATACTGAAACGGCTGATTTGATTAGCTCAATAGCCAGAAATACAGAAGACCAGCAAGCAGTACAAGATGCTGATGCACCTGATTGCCCTTCCAGAATACCCGATGGAAATGATAAGAATCATGATTCCCATATCCAAGTGACACCACATGAGTTGGGTTTGAAGAGATTGAAGACAAATGGAGCTACCACGGAAATCCATGATGAGCGAAATATTCTGAGAAGATCGGATCTGTCAGCCTTCACCAG GTACCATACATCTGTGGCTTCCAATCAAGGTGGAGCAAGATTTGGGGAAAGCTCTTCGCCGCAAGATAACAGTTCTGAGGCTGTTAAAACAGACTCTACCTGCAAGATGAAGTCAAATTCAGATGCTCCTCCAATAAAGCAGGGCTCCAATGGCAGTAGCAACAACAATGACATGGGCTCCAGTACAAAGAACGTTGTCGTAAAGCCTTCGGGTAACAGGGAGAGAGTAACGTCACCATCAGCTGCCAAATCTATTCAACATACCTCAGCATTCCATCCTATGCCACATCAAACATCACCAGCTAATGTAGTTGGGAAAGACAAAACTGATGAAGGAATTTCCAATGCAGTGAAAGTGGGCCAGACAGAGGTACCACAAAGCTGCGTGCAACATCATCATCACGTCCACTACTACCTCCATGTTATGACACAGAAACAGCCATCAATTGACCATGGATCATCAGACGCTCAGTGTGGTTCATCCAATGTGTTTGATCCTCCTGTTGAAGGACACGCTGCAAACTACAGTGTGAATGGAGGTGTCTCTGTTGGTCATAATGGGTGCAATGGGCAGAATGGAAGTAGCGCTGCTCCCAATATTGCAAGACCAAACATGGAGTGTGTTAATGGCACCATGAGTAAAAATGTGGCTGGAGGTGGTAGTGGAAGTGGAAGTGGCAATGACATGTATCAGAATCGGTTCCCTCAACGAGAAGCTGCATTGAACAAATTCAGATTGAAGCGGAAAGATCGGAACTTCGATAAAAAG GTTCGATACCAAAGCAGGAAGAGGCTGGCTGAGCAGCGGCCACGGGTCCGTGGGCAGTTTGTGCGACAATCTGGACAAGAAGATAAAGCAGGCCAGGATTCAGAGAGATGA
- the LOC120652757 gene encoding two-component response regulator-like PRR73 isoform X1, giving the protein MGSTCQAGSDGPHKDVRGISNGATENGHHGAEADVDEWREKEEDLPNGHSAPLGAQQLDEQKEQQTIQWERFLPVKTLRVLLVENDESTRQVVSALLRKCCYEVIPAENGLHAWQHLEDLQNNIDLVLTEVFMPCLSGIGLLSKITSHKVCKDIPVIMMSSNDSMSMVFKCLSKGAVDFLVKPLRKNELKNLWQHVWRRCHSSSGSGSESAIQTQKCAKPNTGDEYENNSNSNHDDDENDDDLSVGLNARDGSDNGSGTQSSWTKRAVEIDSPQPMSPDQLVDPPDSTCAQVIHPISEICSNKWLPGANKRNSKKQKDNKDESMGKYLEIGAPRNSSVEYQSSLNDTSVNPTEKRHEIHIPQCKSKKIVMAEDDCTNMLSEPNTETADLISSIARNTEDQQAVQDADAPDCPSRIPDGNDKNHDSHIQVTPHELGLKRLKTNGATTEIHDERNILRRSDLSAFTRYHTSVASNQGGARFGESSSPQDNSSEAVKTDSTCKMKSNSDAPPIKQGSNGSSNNNDMGSSTKNVVVKPSGNRERVTSPSAAKSIQHTSAFHPMPHQTSPANVVGKDKTDEGISNAVKVGQTEVPQSCVQHHHHVHYYLHVMTQKQPSIDHGSSDAQCGSSNVFDPPVEGHAANYSVNGGVSVGHNGCNGQNGSSAAPNIARPNMECVNGTMSKNVAGGGSGSGSGNDMYQNRFPQREAALNKFRLKRKDRNFDKKVRYQSRKRLAEQRPRVRGQFVRQSGQEDKAGQDSER; this is encoded by the exons ATGGGTAGCACCTGCCAAGCCGGCTCGGATGGGCCTCACAAGGATGTGAGAGGGATCTCAAATGGCGCCACTGAGAATGGCCACCATGGGGCCGAGGCTGATGTGGATGAATGGAGGGAAAAAGAAGAGGACTTACCCAATGGGCACAGTGCGCCACTGGGCGCACAGCAGTTGGATGAGCAGAAGGAGCAACAGACTATTCAGTGGGAGAGGTTCCTCCCTGTGAAGACACTGAGAGTCTTGCTGGTGGAGAATGATGAATCTACTCGTCAGGTGGTCAGTGCCCTGCTCCGTAAGTGCTGCTATGAAG TTATCCCTGCTGAAAATGGCTTACATGCATGGCAACATCTTGAAGATCTGCAGAACAACATTGACCTTGTATTGACTGAGGTTTTCATGCCTTGTCTATCTGGCATCGGTCTGCTTAGCAAAATCACAAGTCACAAAGTCTGCAAGGACATTCCTGTGATTA TGATGTCTTCGAATGACTCTATGAGTATGGTGTTTAAGTGTTTGTCAAAGGGAGCAGTTGATTTCTTAGTAAAGCCACTACGGAAGAATGAGCTTAAGAACCTTTGGCAGCACGTTTGGAGGCGGTGTCACAGT TCCAGTGGCAGTGGAAGTGAAAGTGCCATCCAGACACAAAAGTGTGCCAAACCAAATACTGGTGATGAGTATGAGAACAACAGTAACAGCaatcatgatgatgatgaaaacGATGATGACTTGAGTGTCGGACTCAATGCTAGGGATGGAAGTGATAACGGCAGTGGTACTCAA AGTTCATGGACAAAGCGTGCTGTGGAGATTGACAGTCCACAACCCATGTCTCCTGATCAGCTAGTTGATCCACCTGATAGTACATGTGCACAAGTAATTCACCCCATATCTGAGATATGCAGTAACAAGTGGCTACCAGGTGCAAACAAAAGGAATAGCAAGAAACAGAAGGACAATAAAG ATGAATCTATGGGTAAATACTTAGAAATAGGTGCTCCTAGGAATTCGAGTGTAGAATATCAATCATCTCTCAATGATACCTCTGTTAATCCAACAGAAAAACGACATGAGATTCACATTCCCCAATGCAAATCTAAAAAGATAGTGATGGCAGAAGATGattgcacaaacatgttgagtGAACCAAATACTGAAACGGCTGATTTGATTAGCTCAATAGCCAGAAATACAGAAGACCAGCAAGCAGTACAAGATGCTGATGCACCTGATTGCCCTTCCAGAATACCCGATGGAAATGATAAGAATCATGATTCCCATATCCAAGTGACACCACATGAGTTGGGTTTGAAGAGATTGAAGACAAATGGAGCTACCACGGAAATCCATGATGAGCGAAATATTCTGAGAAGATCGGATCTGTCAGCCTTCACCAG GTACCATACATCTGTGGCTTCCAATCAAGGTGGAGCAAGATTTGGGGAAAGCTCTTCGCCGCAAGATAACAGTTCTGAGGCTGTTAAAACAGACTCTACCTGCAAGATGAAGTCAAATTCAGATGCTCCTCCAATAAAGCAGGGCTCCAATGGCAGTAGCAACAACAATGACATGGGCTCCAGTACAAAGAACGTTGTCGTAAAGCCTTCGGGTAACAGGGAGAGAGTAACGTCACCATCAGCTGCCAAATCTATTCAACATACCTCAGCATTCCATCCTATGCCACATCAAACATCACCAGCTAATGTAGTTGGGAAAGACAAAACTGATGAAGGAATTTCCAATGCAGTGAAAGTGGGCCAGACAGAGGTACCACAAAGCTGCGTGCAACATCATCATCACGTCCACTACTACCTCCATGTTATGACACAGAAACAGCCATCAATTGACCATGGATCATCAGACGCTCAGTGTGGTTCATCCAATGTGTTTGATCCTCCTGTTGAAGGACACGCTGCAAACTACAGTGTGAATGGAGGTGTCTCTGTTGGTCATAATGGGTGCAATGGGCAGAATGGAAGTAGCGCTGCTCCCAATATTGCAAGACCAAACATGGAGTGTGTTAATGGCACCATGAGTAAAAATGTGGCTGGAGGTGGTAGTGGAAGTGGAAGTGGCAATGACATGTATCAGAATCGGTTCCCTCAACGAGAAGCTGCATTGAACAAATTCAGATTGAAGCGGAAAGATCGGAACTTCGATAAAAAG GTTCGATACCAAAGCAGGAAGAGGCTGGCTGAGCAGCGGCCACGGGTCCGTGGGCAGTTTGTGCGACAATCTGGACAAGAAGATAAAGCAGGCCAGGATTCAGAGAGATGA
- the LOC120652758 gene encoding elongator complex protein 6-like, whose amino-acid sequence MEEYGGGDLLSEMMGSAARVVVVEDCVEAPGAFVLHLLLKRALAGGGAAAFLALAQPFTHYDRILRKMGCNLSLHRRNERLHFFELQAFPGGARDGAIADCFVRLYSEIQRVVEATRTGKNAGPFTIMIDDVSLLEVAAHGSVDNVLDFLYYCVTLTSEMNCSLVILIHEDIYAVEENMGLLLHLRHIADRVVKAAPLSTGLAADVHGQLSVVNKGTFNEQRAKAQKVWSFHFKVKENGTDFFYPGSRH is encoded by the exons ATGGAGGAGTACGGAGGGGGAGATCTTCTGAGCGAGATGATGGGATCTGCGGcgcgggtggtggtggtagAGGACTGCGTGGAGGCCCCGGGGGCCTtcgtcctccacctcctcctcaagcgcgcgctcgccggcggcggggcagctgCCTTCCTCGCCCTCGCGCAGCCCTTCACCCATTACGACCGCATCCTGCGCAAGATG GGATGTAACCTTTCCCTGCATAGAAGGAATGAGAGGCTTCATTTCTTCGAATTGCAAGCATTCCCAG GTGGAGCTAGGGATGGTGCCATTGCTGATTGCTTTGTTCGACTGTACAGTGAAATTCAAAGAGTGGTGGAGGCAACGAGGACTGGAAAAAATGCAGGCCCATTCACCATCATGATAGACGATGTTTCACTTTTGGAAGTTGCAGCCCATGGTTCCGTAGACAATGTGCTGGACTTCTTGTATTATTGTGTGACACTTACATCTGAGATG AATTGCTCCCTGGTGATCCTCATCCACGAGGATATATATGCAGTTGAGGAAAACATGGGTCTCCTTTTACATCTGCGCCACATTGCAGATCGTGTGGTTAAAGCAGCACCTTTGAGCACAGGTTTGGCTGCTGATGTTCATGGACAG CTTTCTGTGGTCAACAAGGGTACGTTCAACGAGCAAAGGGCAAAAGCGCAGAAAGTATGGAGCTTCCATTTCAAAGTGAAGGAGAATGGTACCGACTTCTTCTATCCAGGGAGCAGACACTGA
- the LOC120648835 gene encoding probable serine/threonine-protein kinase PBL7: MVESVVIMETPHAEFITNQGLEGYKNFTYNELYVATEGFRVERFLGQGGFGQVYMGFLDSTNQEVAIKRLDLQGQQGDREFFNEVEMLSRLHHPNLVKLVGYCANNGQRILVYEYMPLGSLYSHIHDLPPGQQPLDWSTRINILLGAAKGLKYLHSRVPPVINRDVKCANILIGEGYHPKLSDFGLARLGPTGDNTHVSTRVMGTHGYCAPEYLMTGKLTVSTDIYSFGVVMLEVLTGRIARDESLPEPNRDLALWAAEQGIANLVDPALQGQCSLNRLSLTFAVARRCVRELPDRRPTIAEVVTALTRISAPEPRRRRFERGGPSTPARTSSYGNQAQGQDQGEGS, translated from the exons ATGGTAGAATCAGTGGTCATAATGGAGACCCCTCATGCAGAGTTCATCACAAACCAGGGTCTAGAGGGGTACAAGAATTTTACCTATAATGAGTTGTATGTGGCAACAGAAGGCTTTAGAGTAGAGCGCTTCCTGGGACAGGGTGGGTTCGGCCAAGTGTATATGGGCTTTCTTGATAGCACCAATCAG GAGGTGGCGATAAAGAGGCTTGATCTCCAGGGACAGCAAGGGGATAGGGAATTCTTCAATGAAGTTGAGATGTTGAGCCGCCTGCACCACCCAAATCTTGTGAAGCTTGTTGGCTATTGCGCTAACAATGGTCAGAGGATCTTAGTTTATGAGTATATGCCTTTGGGTTCCCTGTATAGTCATATCCACG ATCTTCCCCCAGGTCAGCAGCCTCTTGATTGGAGTACAAGAATTAATATACTTCTTGGTGCTGCGAAAGGTCTTAAATATTTGCATAGCAGGGTCCCTCCTGTCATTAATCGTGATGTGAAATGCGCAAACATTTTGATTGGAGAGGGGTATCACCCAAAGCTGTCTGACTTCGGCTTAGCAAGGCTAGGTCCAACTGGTGATAATACCCATGTTTCAACAAGAGTTATGGGTACACATGGATATTGTGCACCAGAGTATCTGATGACCGGTAAATTGACTGTAAGCACAGATATTTATAGCTTTGGTGTTGTTATGTTGGAGGTTCTCACCGGAAGAATTGCTAGAGATGAAAGTCTTCCTGAACCTAATCGAGACCTTGCTCTATGG GCTGCCGAACAGGGAATCGCCAATCTGGTGGACCCGGCGTTGCAGGGTCAGTGCTCCCTGAATCGTTTGTCCCTGACCTTTGCTGTTGCAAGAAGATGTGTCCGTGAATTACCCGATAGGAGGCCAACCATTGCAGAAGTTGTCACCGCTCTCACTAGGATCTCAGCGCCGGAGCCCAGGAGGCGGCGGTTTGAGCGTGGGGGACCCAGCACACCGGCTAGAACTAGCTCTTATGGGAACCAAGCCCAGGGTCAAGATCAGGGAGAAGGAAGCTGA